The following are encoded in a window of Ricinus communis isolate WT05 ecotype wild-type chromosome 4, ASM1957865v1, whole genome shotgun sequence genomic DNA:
- the LOC8285369 gene encoding brefeldin A-inhibited guanine nucleotide-exchange protein 1: MSSSQTLGGSSRSGKVLGPSLDKIVKNAAWRKHSHLVSACKSVLDSLQSLSDSDSVSGSNATVLVGIQSPSDSEFFLNPLILALESSYAKVVEPALECAFKLFSLGLLTGEIDSNNSSVLFKIIDGVCKVCGIGEEAIELGVLRVLLAAVRSPCILIRGECLVNLVRTCYNVYLGGFNGTNQICAKSVLAQIILIVFTRVEEDSLDVHVKTVNVNELLEFTDKTLNEGSSIHFCQNFLHEVMGACEGVPNANILLHTSPSSNGGDANFSNGNENDKGGLGDGEANDVAESNGAGGAAVVAWGSKVREDGFLLFRNLCKLSMKYSSQENPDDHILLRGKILSLELLKVVMDNGGPIWRNNERFLHAVKQYLCLSLLKNSALSVMAIFQLQCSIFMILLSKFRSGLKSEIGIFFPMLILRVLENVNQPSFLQKMIVLNFLEKIAQDPQIIVDVFVNYDCDLDAPNIYERIVNGLLKTALGPPPGSTTTLSSAQDITFRHESVKCLVCIIKSMGAWMDQQLRVGESYAPKSSETDASTENLSNPSGEDANSPDYDLHSEVNSEMSDAASLEQRRAYKIELQKGISLFNRKPAKGIEFLISTKKIGGSPEEVVAFLKNTIGLNETIIGDYLGERDEFCLRVMHSYVDSFNFKAMDFGEAIRFFLRGFRLPGEAQKIDRIMEKFAERYCKCNPNSFTSADTAYVLAYSVILLNTDAHNNMVKDKMTKADFIRNNRGIDDGKDLPEEFLGTLYDNILKNEIKMNADSSAPQSKQANSLNKLLGLDGILNLVTGKQIEEKPLGANGLLIRRIQEQFKAKSGISESAYHIVTDAAILRFMVEACWGPMLAAFSMTLDQSDDKLATSQCLQGFRYAVHVTAVMGMQTQRDAFVTSIAKFTYLHNAADMKQKNVDAVKAIISIAIEDGNNLQEAWEHILTCLSRIEHLQLLGEGAPPDASFLTSSNVEADEKTWKSMGYPSLKKKGTLQNPAVMAVVRGGSYDSTTVGVNLPGPVTLEQINHFISNLNLLDQIGNFELNHVFANSQRLNSEAIVAFVKALCKVSMSELQSPTDPRVFSLTKIVEIAHYNMNRIRLVWSHIWNVLSDFFVSVGLSENLSVAIFVMDSLRQLAMKFLEREELANYNFQNEFLRPFAIVMQKSSSAEIRELIVRCISQMVLSRVNNVKSGWKSVFLVFTAAAADERKNIVLLAFETMEKIVREYFPYITETETTTFTDCVRCLTTFTNSRFNSDVSLNAIAFLRFCAVKLADGGLVWIQKSGVDDLSIQSLNEMASDEQSLSDKDDHASYWIPLLTGLSQLTSDPRSAIRKSSLEVLFNILNDHGHLFSRSFWNDIFNSVILPIFSNMYDKKDNLVKDGQSSPASASPQLEGSGWDSETSAVATQCLVDLFVSYFNTVRSQLSSVVSILTGFIRSPIQGPASTGVAALLRLSGELGSRLSEEEWKKIFLALKEAAASTLPGFMKVLRSMDDIEMPDSSGSYADMDTTHHGFTNDDREDDNLQTAAYVVSRVKSHIAVQLLILQVVTDLCKANLQFLSATNIGILLDIFSSIASHAHQLNSQTILQKKLEKACSILELSDPPMVHFENESYQNYLNFLHDLLVDNPSMSELMNIELQLVVVCEKILQIYLSCTGSQSMQQKPVSKLVVHWILPLGSAKKEELAARTTLLVSALCILSDLERDSFRRYASRFFPLLVDLVRSEHSSGEVQHLLSNIFQSCIGPVLMG; this comes from the exons ATGTCATCATCTCAAACCCTAGGAGGTTCATCTCGTTCCGGCAAAGTTTTAGGTCCTTCACTCGACAAAATCGTTAAAAATGCAGCCTGGCGTAAGCATTCACACCTCGTCTCCGCTTGTAAATCTGTTCTTGACAGCCTCCAATCTCTCTCCGATTCGGATTCCGTTTCCGGTTCAAATGCCACTGTTTTAGTGGGTATTCAGTCTCCTTCCGACTCCGAATTCTTTCTTAACCCTTTAATTCTAGCCCTGGAATCTTCTTATGCTAAAGTTGTGGAGCCTGCGCTCGAATGCGCCTTCAAGCTCTTCTCGTTAGGCCTTCTTACGGGCGAGATCGACTCGAATAATTCTTCAGTTCTTTTTAAGATCATTGATGGGGTTTGTAAGGTCTGTGGGATTGGAGAGGAAGCTATTGAGCTGGGTGTGCTTAGGGTTTTGCTTGCTGCTGTTCGATCTCCCTGCATTTTGATTCGCGGAGAGTGTTTGGTTAATCTTGTCAGAACTTGTTATAATGTGTATCTCGGTGGATTTAACGGTACTAATCAGATCTGTGCTAAATCTGTTCTTGCTCAGATTATACTTATTGTTTTTACTCGTGTCGAGGAGGATTCTTTGGATGTTCATGTTAAAACTGTCAATGTTAATGAATTGTTGGAGTTTACTGATAAAACTTTGAATGAAGGAAGTTCTATTCATTTTTGTCAGAATTTTCTTCATGAGGTTATGGGTGCTTGTGAGGGCGTTCCAAACGCCAATATTTTATTGCACACTAGTCCGTCTTCTAATGGTGGTGATGCTAATTTCTCAAATGGAAATGAGAATGATAAAGGCGGATTGGGTGATGGAGAGGCGAATGATGTAGCTGAATCTAATGGTGCTGGCGGTGCTGCTGTTGTTGCATGGGGGAGTAAAGTTAGGGAGGAcggttttcttctttttagaaaCCTTTGTAAATTGTCTATGAAATACTCCTCTCAGGAGAACCCTGATGATCATATTCTTCTCAGAGGTAAAATCTTGTCTCTTGAGTTGCTCAAGGTGGTCATGGACAATGGGGGTCCCATTTGGCGCAATAATGAAAG GTTTCTCCATGCTGTTAAGCAATATCTCTGCCTGTCATTGTTAAAGAACAGTGCATTGTCAGTTATGGCTATTTTTCAGCTTCAATGCTCTATCTTTATGATCCTGTTATCAAAATTCAGATCAGGATTAAAGTCAGAAATTGGCATATTCTTTCCTATGCTCATCCTCAGGGTGCTTGAGAATGTGAACCAGCCTAGTTTCTTACAAAAAATGATAGTGCTGAATTTTTTGGAGAAGATTGCTCAGGATCCACAGATTATAGTTGATGTTTTTGTGAACTATGACTGTGACTTAGATGCACCAAATATATATGAGAG GATTGTGAATGGCCTTCTTAAAACTGCTCTAGGACCGCCTCCTGGTTCAACCACAACTTTGTCCTCGGCCCAGGATATTACTTTTCGGCATGAATCTGTGAAGTGTCTGGTCTGTATCATCAAATCAATGGGTGCTTGGATGGATCAACAACTGAGAGTAGGAGAGTCCTATGCACCTAAGAGCTCCGAGACTGATGCTTCAACAGAGAATCTCTCAAACCCAAGTGGAGAAGATGCAAATAGTCCTGACTATGACTTACATTCAGAAGTGAACTCTGAAATGTCAGATGCTGCTAGTCTTGAACAGCGCCGGGCTTATAAAATCGAACTCCAG AAAGGAATCTCTCTGTTTAATAGGAAACCTGCCAAGGGAATTGAGTTTCTGATAAGCACCAAAAAAATTGGCGGTTCTCCAGAAGAAGTTGTTGCCTTCCTCAAAAACACCATTGGCCTCAATGAAACCATAATTGGTGACTATTTGGGTGAAAGAGATGAGTTTTGTTTGAGAGTTATGCATTCTTATGTTGattcattcaattttaaagCGATGGATTTTGGTGAAGCAATAAGGTTTTTCTTACGAGGCTTCAGGTTACCTGGAGAAGCTCAGAAGATTGACCGAATCATGGAGAAGTTTGCAGAGCGCTATTGTAAATGCAATCCAAATTCATTTACTAGTGCAGATACAGCCTATGTCCTAGCATACTCTGTGATATTGCTCAACACAGATGCCCATAACAACATGGTGAAAGATAAG ATGACTAAGGCTGATTTCATACGAAACAACCGTGGAATAGATGATGGGAAGGATTTACCTGAAGAGTTTCTGGGCACCCTCtatgataatattttgaaaaatgaaattaaaatgaatgctGATTCTTCTGCTCCTCAAAGCAAGCAGGCAAACAGCTTAAATAAGCTATTAGGTTTGGATGGTATACTGAATTTAGTCACTGGGAAGCAGATTGAAGAAAAACCTTTAGGtgcaaatggacttctcataAGACGCATCCAAGAACAGTTCAAGGCAAAATCAGGGATATCAGA GTCTGCGTATCACATTGTTACAGATGCAGCAATTTTGAGGTTCATGGTTGAGGCCTGCTGGGGTCCTATGTTGGCTGCATTTAGCATGACCCTTGACCAGAGTGATGATAAGCTTGCTACTTCTCAGTGCTTACAGGGCTTTCGATATGCAGTGCATGTTACCGCAGTAATGGGAATGCAGACCCAGAGAGATGCTTTTGTAACATCAATAGCAAAGTTTACTTATCTTCATAATGCTGCGGATATGAAACAGAAGAATGTTGATGCTGTGAAG GCAATAATATCAATTGCCATTGAAGATGGTAATAATCTTCAGGAAGCTTGGGAGCATATCTTAACGTGTCTCTCCCGGATTGAGCATCTGCAGCTGCTGGGAGAGGGTGCACCACCTGATGCATCTTTCTTAACATCATCTAATGTTGAAGCAGATGAAAAAACATGGAAGTCAATGGGTTATCCATctctaaagaaaaaaggaactCTCCAGAATCCTGCTGTAATGGCTGTTGTCAGAGGGGGTTCATATGACAGCACCACAGTTGGGGTGAATTTGCCAGGACCAGTGACCCTGGAGCAGATTAATCactttatttcaaatttgaatttgCTTGATCAGATTGGGAACTTTGAATTGAACCATGTATTTGCTAATAGCCAGAGGTTGAACAGTGAAGCAATAGTAGCTTTTGTGAAAGCTCTTTGTAAAGTTTCAATGTCAGAGTTGCAGTCCCCAACAGATCCTCGTGTATTTAGCCTCACAAAAATAGTTGAAATTGC GCATTACAATATGAATCGCATTAGACTGGTCTGGTCCCACATATGGAATGTTCTGTCAGATTTTTTTGTATCAGTTGGATTGTCAGAAAATCTCTCTGTTGCAATATTTGTGATGGATTCACTGCGGCAACTTGCTATGAAATTCTTAGAGCGCGAAGAACTGGCAAATTACAACTTCCAGAATGAATTTCTGAGGCCATTTGCGATTGTCATGCAGAAAAGCAGCTCTGCAGAAATTAGGGAATTAATTGTTCGCTGCATTTCACAGATGGTCCTCAGTCGTGTTAATAATGTGAAATCTGGGTGGAAAAGCGTTTTTTTG GTTTTTACAGCGGCTGCAGCTGATGAGCGTAAGAATATAGTCCTGTTGGCATTTGAGACCATGGAGAAAATAGTGCGAGAGTATTTTCCTTATATAACTGAGACAGAGACAACGACTTTCACAGATTGTGTCAGATGCCTAACGACCTTCACAAATAGCAGATTTAATAGTGATGTAAGCCTCAATGCCATTGCATTTCTCCGGTTTTGTGCTGTAAAACTTGCAGATGGAGGACTTGTCTGGATTCAAAAGAGCGGGGTTGATGATTTATCCATTCAATCGTTAAATGAGATGGCTTCTGATGAACAATCTTTAAGTGACAAAGATGATCATGCATCCTACTGGATCCCATTACTCACAG GGTTATCACAGCTTACATCTGATCCCAGATCAGCCATTCGAAAAAGTTCTTTGGAAGTGCTATTTAACATTCTCAATGATCATGGTCACCTTTTCTCACGATCATTTTGGAATGACATTTTCAACTCTGTTATTTTACCCATATTCAGTAATATGTATGACAAGAAAGATAATCTTGTTAAAGACGGTCAGTCTTCACCAGCTTCAGCCTCTCCACAGCTGGAAGGAAGTGGATGGGATTCTGAAACTTCTGCAGTGGCAACCCAGTGTTTAGTAGATTTATTTGTCAGTTATTTTAATACAGTGAGGTCTCAACTATCAAGTGTGGTATCAATACTGACGGGATTCATTAGAAGTCCTATTCAAGGTCCTGCTAGCACTGGGGTTGCAGCTTTATTGCGCTTATCAGGTGAACTGGGAAGCAGACTTTCTGAGGAGGAATGGAAGAAGATCTTTCTAGCTCTGAAGGAAGCTGCTGCATCAACATTGCCAGGTTTTATGAAGGTCCTTAGAAGCATGGATGATATTGAGATGCCTGACAGCTCGGGATCTTATGCAGATATGGATACTACTCATCATGGTTTCACCAATGATGACCGGGAGGATGACAATCTCCAAACTGCAGCTTATGTAGTTTCGAGAGTAAAGAGTCACATTGCTGTGCAGCTACTGATTTTACag GTTGTAACAGATTTATGTAAAGCAAACCTACAATTCTTATCAGCAACCAATATTGGGATTCTTCTTGATATATTTTCATCTATTGCATCGCATGCCCACCAACTGAACTCTCAGACAATTCTGCAGAAGAAATTGGAGAAAGCTTGCTCCATTCTGGAGCTATCTGATCCTCCCATGGTTCATTTTGAAAATGAGTCGTACCAAAATTACCTCAACTTTCTCCATGATTTGCTTGTGGATAATCCATCCATGTCTGAGTTGATGAATATAGAATTGCAACTTGTGGTAGTCTGTGAAAAAATATTGCAGATATATCTAAGTTGTACTGGGTCCCAATCCATGCAACAGAAACCTGTTAGCAAGCTGGTGGTACACTGGATTCTTCCATTGGGTTCAGCAAAGAAGGAAGAATTGGCAGCAAGAACTACTTTGCTTGTTTCAGCTTTGTGCATATTAAGTGATCTGGAAAGGGACTCCTTTAGGAGGTACGCTTCCCGATTCTTTCCTTTGTTGGTTGATCTTGTGCGGAGTGAGCATAGCTCGGGAGAAGTTCAGCATCTCTTAAGCAACATTTTCCAGTCATGTATAGGCCCAGTACTAATGggatga